The sequence below is a genomic window from Sneathiella marina.
GGCCCTTTGTATGGAAGCATACATTTTACTTGTTAATCTTGCGACCACCGCATCTGTCGGCCCTAATTCAACCATTGCATTACACATCAGACAGCCCCGTCTTTCCTCTCTGGGCATGTCATCATTGATGCTGTTGGAAAAAAGAGTAGACAAACGCTCAATATTGGTGCCTGCCTTTTCATCTTCCAGCAGGGTAACAGCCGATTTAATATGTATTTGGTCATACCTTTTCAGCGCTTCGATATACACGGACTTTTTATCACCAAAGGCTTTGTAAAAAGAACCGCGTGTTATATTCATGGATTTCAATAAATCAGGCAGATTGGTGGCGCCATATCCGTTTTTCCAGAATATCTGCATGGCGCCTTCCAGCGCATCATCTATGTTAAACTCTCTCGGTCTGGCCAAATCCATTCTCCAACATCATTTCATACATAGTTTATTTCAGATCACGAACTGTTCACAACTATGTGTATTGTACCAATTGGTTCCTAATTATATATGTCATTTTACCGGTTGGCAAATATCTCATTACTAAGGGTGCTGA
It includes:
- a CDS encoding TetR/AcrR family transcriptional regulator, which translates into the protein MARPREFNIDDALEGAMQIFWKNGYGATNLPDLLKSMNITRGSFYKAFGDKKSVYIEALKRYDQIHIKSAVTLLEDEKAGTNIERLSTLFSNSINDDMPREERRGCLMCNAMVELGPTDAVVARLTSKMYASIQRAIVSALIENREACELTRKNLNEKSVILTNLYFGSHAISKSGQPAPNWSTLIQAIIGENST